From the genome of Cytophagales bacterium WSM2-2:
CCATCATCATCAAAATCGGCAAATGCCATATTCATGGGAACAAACGAACCAGAACTAAATTCAAACTTTGTACCAAAAGAAGTTTCCGAAAACTGACCTGCAGCTGCAAAAGTTACTATAAATGGGAAACTCGAAGTTGCAGTAAAACCATTAACAGTAACAGTAATACTCTGATAAGAACAACCTGCAGGGACTGTAACATTAAGCTGAGCTGTTGTGGCTGAATTAACTGTAGCCCGCACTCCTCCAAATCGAACAATATTTAACTCACGGGTAGCACTAAACCCAGTTCCATTTATAATAATATTTGATCCTACTGGCCCTGATTTTGGAGATATCTCAGAAATGGAAATAGCCTGTGTAAAGGCGTAAGAACAAATTAACATCAAAAAGAGTGTCAATAAATAACGGTTCATTAAGTGGTCTTTGAAAATAAGGCATTAAAGATACCAAGGGCTGTTTAAATAATCCAAACATGCTTTCTATGGAAGGCAATAGTAGAAATGAAAAGTAATTTGTAACCATTGAGTACTTAATACAGTATAATAACTACATTTAAGTCAAATATATTTGACGTGAACCGACATCAACTGGGCGAATTCGAAGAAATTGTAATGCTCGCGGTAGGCATCCTCTATAAAGAAGCTTATGGGGTTGCTATCATCGACGAAATTGAAAACCGTCTTGAACGGAAAGTCAGCATTGGCGCATTACAGACTGTTTTGCGGAGACTCGAAGATAAAGGTTACCTGACTTCCGAATTTGGTGAAGCCACCAATGTGCGAGGAGGAAAACGGAAGCGCTATTTCAGTCTTACGATGCTGGGCTCGCGTGTGTTGCGCGAAACACAAGAACAACGTCTTGAATTATTTAAAGCCATACCTCGTGTGGCGTTTCCCAAATCATGAATCACTCATCTGACATACAACCCCCTCGACTTTTCCTTCGGTTCTTCCGATGGTTTTGCGATCCGTCCATGTCAGAAGATATTGAAGGTGACCTTACGGAAATGTTTCAGCGTGAAGTGACAGCTGGAAGTCTTAAGAAAGCGCAATTTCAGTTTTCAATTAATGTCCTTCGGTTATTTCGTCCGGGAATCATAAAAAAATGGAGCCAATCATCATTCACTAATCCTGCACCTATGTTTAGAAATTATTTCATCACGTCTGCGCGTTCGCTCATGCGAAGCAAAGGATTTTCACTGATCAATATTGTTGGGTTAGCTGTAGGTCTTGCCATCTTCAGCTTGATCACATTCTATGTTTATCATCAACTGAGCTTCGACCGGTATCACCAAAATGCCGATCGGATTGTTCGCATTGTAGAAAACCTGAGAACGGAAAATGAACAGTTGTTTCAGTCTACAAGCTCACCCCCCATGGGCCCGTACTTGTTGAAGGATTTTCCTGAAGTGGAAAGCTATGTGCGTTTCCAGAACTGGAATTTGCTCGCCCAGCGCAATGGTATTTCCTATTATGAGCCGGACTCCTATATAGCAGACAGCACGGTGTTTGATATCTTCAGTTTCAAACTGATCAGGGGCGACAAGAAAACCGCTTTGCGTGAACCTTATTCCATTGTACTTACTGAGTCCATGGCAAAAAGATATTTTGCCGACCAGGATCCGGTCGGACAGATGCTAAAAATGGATTATGATAACTACAAAGTGACAGGTGTTATGGAAGACGTTCCGGAAAATTCCCACTTTCGTTTCAGCAATCTTATCTCGTTTTCAACCTGGAGCCGCAACAACAAAAAGGCTGAAGACGGAGCCTGGTTTTGGAATGGATTTCATACGTACGTTTTATTAAAGGATGCTGAGGCGGTGAATAAAGTTCGAGCAAAGATGCCGGGCTTCATTCAAAAGAATATTGGAAAGGGCGGGATGTATTATGAAGATCTTCCCTTACAGTCCCTCACCAGTATCTACATGGAGGCTCCACGATCATGGGAAAACGGAACACGGGGAAGCATGAGTAACATTTACATATTGTCGATCATTGCCGTATTTATATTATTGATAGCTTGTTTCAACTACATCAACCTGGCCACTGCACGCGCTTCGAGACGATTGAAAGAAGTTGGTCTTCGGAAATCGTTGGGCGCACTTCGCAGAATGCTTGTCGCGCAGTTCCTGGGGGAATCAATTATTGTTGCTTTCCTCGCTTCACTGTTGGCGGTGTTTTTGGCGTGGTTGGCTCTCCCCACTTTCCGGACGCTTGTTGAGTCTCCACTAAGTTTTTCGATACTACCCAATCCCTGGATGATAGCTGGAGCTGCTTTTGCCCTCGTGTTATTCATTGGTGTGCTGGCAGGCGCCTACCCTGCGTTCGTCATCTCCGGGTTTCAGCCGCTGCAAATATTTCGCCCTTCAACTAAAGGTATTTATAGCCACCATAATTTCAGAAAGGTTCTGGTAGCCACGCAATTTGTTATCTCTATTATGCTGGTGGCAGGCACATGGCTTGTTTACGATCAATTGGATCTCGTACGAAATCAGGATCTCGGTTTTAATAAGGCTGCAACTCTCGTAGTGCCTACCAATGGCGATACTGCCATTGTGAAACACTGGGATGCAGTGAAGAATGAACTAAAACGAGTGAAGGGAGTGCAGGCGATTGCTGGTTCATCAACTGTTCCGGGACAATCGACCAATAATCTTTATACTGAAATTGAAATGAAGGATGGCAAAATGTCTCCCACGAACATTAATTACAATTTTGTCGATCATGATTTTCTTTCCACGTATGGAATAAAACTTTTGGCTGGCCGCGATTTTCTTCGCGAAGTAAAAGCGGATGACACTACTGCATACCTGATCAATGAAACAGCAGTCAAAGATTTTGGCTGGACACCCGAACAGGCCATAGGCAAACGAGTGAATGGACGTTACAAAGGAAAGATTATCGGTGTGATGAAAGATTTCAACTATCGGTCATTGCATACCAAAGTTGAACCAATTCTTTTTGTCATGACCAGCTGGGTAGGGAGAATTTCTATTCATCTGGAAGGAGATGATATTAGACCTGCCGTGGATCGACTTCAGGCAAAATGGAATGAGCTTGTTCCCTATTTGCCATTCGACTACACCTTTCTCGATACTTCCTTTGACCGTCAGTATAAGGCAGATCAACAGCTGGGAAAAGTAGCTGGTGTATTTACCGGACTAGCTATTTTTATCGGATGCCTCGGATTGCTGGGACTTACTTCTTTCGCTGTGGAGCGGAGAACGAAAGAGATTGGCATCCGCAAAGTGCTGGGCGCGTCCGTATCAAATGTCGTGATCCTGATTGCACGCGAATTTATCTGGTTAATTGTTATCGCTTTGGTAGTAGCCACACCTTTGACGTGGTACCTGATTCAACGATGGGAAGAGAACTTCACACTGCAAGCCGTGATCAATCCTCTTCGCTTTTTACTGGCGGGTATCTCTGTGTTTGTGTTTGCATGGCTCACGATCAGCTTCCTGTCGTTTCGGGCAGCTACTAGTAACCCAACAAATGCATTGAGAAATGAATGAGGTTGCTAAAAACTAAACACAACAGCATCAGACAAAGGCATAGTAAATCAGAATGATGATGACTGCGCCAGTGAGGGTTATTAGAAGGCCGCTAAGTCTTTTCTTTTTGAGAAAGAAGATCATCGCGAACCCTGTCAAAGAAACCAATATCATAAGTATGGCACTTATGTCAATCAGCAAAGCCCAGGTGTGACCCGAGTCACGCCCCTTGTGCAGATCATTTAAAAGGGCGACTAGTCCTGATTTGGTAATGGTGATGTTATACTTTCCTGTCTCAGCGTCAACAAAAATATCGGCAGCATATCCTGGGCCTTTGAAGGAAATACTGCATTCCGATTTCTCATTTAAAAAATTATGAAGCGGTGTTGTGATTTTATATCGGTTGCGAAAATATTCGACAATTCTTAATTCTGATTTTTCGTCAATCGGCAAATTCGGCAAAGTACCTGTAGCCTGTTCAACTTGTTGTTGATCTTCAACCCATTCGGTATGATTTAACGTAATGCCAGTTACTGCAAAAAATAGCAATGCTGCGAAACTGAACATCGAAAGATAAATGTGAAGCCACCGGATCCATGTAGCTACTTCACGCTTATAGTGATTCATATCTTCGTACTAGTTGGCTGTCACTTGGTGAAGATCAATGGAGGCAGATGTGATTTCTGTTCCAGCCTCAAGAGTGAAATGACCGGGTTTTCCATTCCAATCAATTTCCTGCTTTAGAAGTTGATAAGTACCATGCTCGCGTGCCGCCTCTATGTAAATCGTGTACTTACCAGACGGTACTACTTCACCATTTTGGTCTGTGCCATCCCAGGTGAGCGTATATTTTCCCGGAGAACGCGTAGCACTCGTGACGGAAGATAAGGTTGACTGATCCTGGCGAAACTCCTGGTTTTTGCTGAACCATTTTTTCAAATCAGGCAGCCAGCGTGGTTTATTGAACCATACAGCAATTGTGCGCACTGGATCCTTTTTCTTGTTTTCAATCCATATCGCAACAAAAGGTCTTCTGAATCGACCTTCAAACTTTGCAAGTTCCAATTCTATGGTAGCCTCAATTTTATTTTTTCTCCCGACCATCGATTGATTTTTAGCTGAAGACTTGCTTTGAGTAATTAGCGATTCCCAGCCATTGCTTTCCACTGAAGTTCCTGTCTTTGTGATAATCCGAAACTCTATACCCGGAAACCTGGAAGCAAGCAGGGTACTTTCTTCCGGGGTGAGGATGTTGAATGCTGTAGCCAATGCTCCGGCCGTTACGGCATTCTGTGCCACAACGGTAGCGCTTGCAATCGTGGTAACGGGCAGCGCAGTGCGAGCATCCAGTATGTGTGAAAAAACCTGACTGCCTATCTTAAACCCTCTTTTGTAATCGCCACTGGTTGCGACTGATTTTTCGCGTAGCAATATCGCAGCTCCGGCAAAATCATTTTCTGAACCCGAATGAGGATTGGACAACCGAATGACTTCATTACAATCGCCGGTTACGATAATGTCTCCCCCAATGTTAACCACAGCTCCTGTAATACCAGGTGTTTTCATGATTTTCTCAGCTACTTTTTTGAGAACATAGCTTTTTACGAATGAACTGAGAACAACAGGATCTCTTGACAGATGAACGGCAGTGCCTGCGATTTCGTTGAGAAGCCATTGAGGCTGCTGAATTCTTTTGACCGCATCAATTAGTTGCTCGTTCGCAGGCATCTGTTGAGCTTTGGCAGCAGCATTCCAAATATTGATGGCAACGGCAACCGATGGGTTTAAAGCGCCCGCTGTTTTATCTCTCCATAAATCAAATTGTGCAAATACCTCGAGTAGCTCTTCAGACACTTTTACCTCGGTCATATAACTCTTTTGCCAGCAATTCACCTCACTCGCTGGCTTATAAGTACTGAGGATGTTATCCAGGCGATCTATCTCATCTAATGCAACTACCTCGGCATTGTCTGCCAATGCTTCTGAAGCAGCATAGACTTTTAGTTCAAAAGAAGTGCCCAGTACATTCTCATGGTTAAATTGATATGACTGAACAAGGTCTTTAACTGAGGAGGAACTTAAAAGCAACAGAAATAATACAGCGCAAACAAGTATTTGTTTCATGGTTAGAGATGAATGATTGGAGAATAAATATAACTACAAGAAAGAAAATGGACTACGAGTTGTAGTATGACTGGTGGGTCAATATGCTATGATTTTAGATTGAAGCAGTCGTGTAACCTTATCGCGCGCCATAACTGTCTCGCGATAAATAACATAGTTGTGACTAAGCTATGCAGCGATAAGCCAGCAGGTATTTTTATGGTTCTATGGCCGGAATGTTGGGTATGCCAGCCATGGAAACCAGTATCATGAAAAACTAAAAATACAATCCGGTTGTTTGAGACGGTATCGCGTACTTCAGAAAGCGCTCAGACAATCTGAAAAAGAAAAATAATTAACATGATTACGGTGACCATAATCACAAGGAACCATTCCTTCATGATAAAGTAACTTACTCTTTTCATCATTTTGAGTTTAGGGTTGATGAAGGGGCCTTGCGAGGGGCGCGCGAAATGTACTCACGCATGGTTCGCCCTTGCAAGCAATTGGGATGAACAAGATCATCGTGTGGATCGACTCAACGAAATCTGGGACGAATGAAAGGTCACCTTTAGGAAAGTAACCGGACCATGCTCATCAGCTCTTCTTTGAAAGTCTTGCTGATTGGAATTTCTTTGTCTTTTACTTTGATGATGTCGGTGTTGATGGCAGTGATGCAGGCTACATTTACCAGGAATGAACGATGCACCTGGAAGAATTTTTTTGGCGGCAGATTCTTGATAAAATCTTTAAGTGAACTGCGCACAGGATGCACACGTTGTGCAGTGTGTATCTCCACATAATTCCTGTCTTGTTCAACGTATAGAATTTCTTCAAAAGGGACTTTGGTAAACATCTTTCCTTCTTTTACAAACAGGCTGTCTTGTAAAATAACTTCGGATGATTCAGTGCTGTTCGTAAAATTCAGTAACGCGATTTCAATTGCTACGTAAAGATCTTCTTTAGTAAATGGCTTCAGCAAATAGCCGTTCGGACGAACCTGTTTTGCTTCTGCCACGGTGCGACTGTCAGAGTACGATGTGCAGAAGATAAAAGGCAAATGAAATTTTTCATGCATCAGGCGCCCAAGTTCAATGCCTTCCATGCCTTTCCCGAGATTGATATCGATAAGAACGATATCGGGTTTTCGCTCTGTAAGAATGACAATTGCTTTTTCAATGGTTCTCGCAATACCGCTTACCTCATACCCGACGGCTTCGAGCATCAGCTTCATATCATTGGCGATGATCATCTCGTCTTCAACGATGAGTAATTTTACCTGGCTCATGCGGTCAATCGTGTCTCTTTAAAACGAATATAAAAACTGGCTCCTGGCTCATTTGTAATCGTGAGCGAGCCATCGAGTTGTTCAATAAGCATATGAACGAGCTTCAACCCGAGTGAGTTTAATTTTGATTCATCGAAACCAGCAGGTAAACCCTGACCCGAATCAGAAATTCGCAAATGAAAATAATGGGCATCATCCTGCTTTAGATCGATTTGCAATTTTCCCTCATCAACACCATTGAATGCATATTTGTATGCATTGGTGATCAGTTCGTTTAGAATGAGTCCCAGCGGGATTGCAGTGTCAATATCGAGTTTGAGGGAGGAGCCATTGACTGAACTTCGAATATTTTTGCCGGGCTCAGTTAGTGCGGTTGCGAGGTGACCGATCAGTTGCTCGGTGTATTCCTGAAAATCGATTTCAGACAGATGTTCGGTTTGATATAGTTTTTGGTGTATGAGCGCCATGGCCTTCACACGGTTCTGCCCTTCAGCAATGGCATTAATCATCCGCGGGTCGTCCAGGTAATAGCTTTGCATGTTCAGCAAACTGGAGATCACCTGCAGATTATTTTTCACACGGTGATGGATTTCACGAAGCAACGCTTCCTTTTCACGCAGGTTAGATTCGATCTGCCTTTTTTGAGCTTCCAGTTTTTCGTTAGCCTTTTGCTTGCCACGATAGAAATAAGTCAGTGCCATCAGCATCAGCAACAGTAGTACTCCACTGACACCAAATATCCTGTTGAGTCGGGATTGCTGAAGGTTAGCCTGCAACAGTTGCTGATTCTCGGATTCTTTTTTAGCGGTTTCATATTTGGTGGCCATTTCAGTCAGGTTGCGTGAACTGGTTTCCTCGTTCAGTTCTTCCATCACCTTCGAGAAGCTCACGAAATGATCGTTTAGTTTTTCAAATTTCTTTAATCCAATCTCCGCTGTAACGAGGTAGTCCAGTGCATTTTTTTTGACTGCCTTGAGATTCAGGCTGTCGGCAATCTTCAGCGCTGCCAGTGCGTGCGCATACGATTTCGAGTACACGCTGTTACGCTCGTAAGTGGCAGCGAGCCCATTATTTGCATTGGCGATGCCACGATAATCTTTGACACGCCTTTTGATGGCCAGATTTTTTTTGCCATAATAAAGTGCCGAGTCGTAGAGAGCGGGATTTTTGTCAATCATTTTTTGATAGCAATTAGCCAGGTTATTATAATATGAACTGAACTTATAGGGCTCTTTTGATTCACTTAACCCTTCCATCGATTTTCTGAAATACGGAATGGCTTCCGCATGCTTATCCATTTCCATAGTCATCAAACCGATGTTGAAAACAACTCCTGCAATTCGCCCTTTGTTTCCCGCTGCCTCATAAAGAGCTTTAGCCTCTTGCAGTATTTGTATGGCTTTTTCGTATTGTCCCATTCCCTTATAAACAAAAGACATCGAATTAAAAGTGTTGGCCAGTCCTTGCTTGTTGTCGATGGATTTATGAAGGGGAATTGCCTGAAGGTAGAAATCCAATGCTTTTTCATATTCGGATCGCGATTCATAAATTCTTCCGAGGTGGTGAAGCGAACTGGCCTTGCTCCGTGCATTGAAAGCGAGCGTCAACGCGTCACTTCCAACGGAAAGTGCATTTTCATAATCACCCAAGCCGTGATAACTCTTGGAAAGAACGAGGCTTGATTCGAAAAGCAAAGAGTCATTTTTATATTCTCTGGAAAGGTCGCGGGCCTGCTTTGCATAGTCCACGGATTTTTCCCAGTTCCGGGAGGAGTACGCATCAGCAATCTTGAGCTGAAGATTGATTCGTGCGGGGCCAGTTGTTTTTTTCAATACCGTTTCCAGACTGTCGGCTGATTGTGCGGAAGCAATCGCTCCGCTGAAAATCAAAAGTGAAGTAAGCCATTGGTTGGGTTTAAAAAGACCAATGAGCCTCGAAAGGTGTGTTTTAGGATCATACATTTTCAAAGAAATTAGGGGTGACATCAAGTTAACCAAAAGACTTAAAAAATTGTACAGAACACCTTCCGACAGGGACGAATCGCTGTGTCTTAGGGACGAAAATTTCCTTGGATACCTGCATACAGAAGTACATTACTTTAAATGACTTCTTTTTGTAATTGCCTAGTCATTTTGCTTTTTATCGCTTTTCGAAAGCAATATCTTTGAGTAGAGATGATGGACGATATTCTGAAAATATTAGGCAGGCTGGTTTGGGCTTTCATAGTCAGTTTTCCAATTTCAACTTATGCGCAACATGCAGTGCCCATTGCAGACAGCGTTGATCAGCACATCTTCACCTATGGTGACATTGAGTATCTCGAGGATCCGACTGACCAGCTTACGATTGAAAAAATTTCGTCCAGGGAATTTGAAAATAGATTCACCTCCAATACATTTTATAAGCCCGAGAATAAGAACCGCAAATCAACGTATTGGTTCAGAATCAGGATTAAGCATAATAGCAACACAAAAAAAGAGTGGGTAGCTGAATTTTTTGATCAGACAATCGATCACCTTGAATTTTATTCTCCATTGAAAAGCGGGGGATACAAAAGAACAGTCACCGGTGATGAATTTAATTTTGACAGTCGAATTACCTGGCACAAAAACTTTATCGTTCAGCTTGATCCTTTCGGAGATGATGAATTCTATTACTATGCCAGGGTGAAATCAAAGCAACGCGCAGATGTGATGATTGTGCTCCGTTCTCAAAGCTGGCTGTTGCACTATGCTTTAGATGAATATTTTTTCTTTGGAATTTTCTACGGAATGATCCTCGTATTCAGTTTTTACAATCTGCTCATGTTTATCGCGGTACGGGAAAGCCATTACCTCTATTATATATTGTATCTCGTCAGCCTGGGTTTGT
Proteins encoded in this window:
- a CDS encoding ABC transporter permease; this translates as MSEDIEGDLTEMFQREVTAGSLKKAQFQFSINVLRLFRPGIIKKWSQSSFTNPAPMFRNYFITSARSLMRSKGFSLINIVGLAVGLAIFSLITFYVYHQLSFDRYHQNADRIVRIVENLRTENEQLFQSTSSPPMGPYLLKDFPEVESYVRFQNWNLLAQRNGISYYEPDSYIADSTVFDIFSFKLIRGDKKTALREPYSIVLTESMAKRYFADQDPVGQMLKMDYDNYKVTGVMEDVPENSHFRFSNLISFSTWSRNNKKAEDGAWFWNGFHTYVLLKDAEAVNKVRAKMPGFIQKNIGKGGMYYEDLPLQSLTSIYMEAPRSWENGTRGSMSNIYILSIIAVFILLIACFNYINLATARASRRLKEVGLRKSLGALRRMLVAQFLGESIIVAFLASLLAVFLAWLALPTFRTLVESPLSFSILPNPWMIAGAAFALVLFIGVLAGAYPAFVISGFQPLQIFRPSTKGIYSHHNFRKVLVATQFVISIMLVAGTWLVYDQLDLVRNQDLGFNKAATLVVPTNGDTAIVKHWDAVKNELKRVKGVQAIAGSSTVPGQSTNNLYTEIEMKDGKMSPTNINYNFVDHDFLSTYGIKLLAGRDFLREVKADDTTAYLINETAVKDFGWTPEQAIGKRVNGRYKGKIIGVMKDFNYRSLHTKVEPILFVMTSWVGRISIHLEGDDIRPAVDRLQAKWNELVPYLPFDYTFLDTSFDRQYKADQQLGKVAGVFTGLAIFIGCLGLLGLTSFAVERRTKEIGIRKVLGASVSNVVILIAREFIWLIVIALVVATPLTWYLIQRWEENFTLQAVINPLRFLLAGISVFVFAWLTISFLSFRAATSNPTNALRNE
- a CDS encoding peptidase → MNHYKREVATWIRWLHIYLSMFSFAALLFFAVTGITLNHTEWVEDQQQVEQATGTLPNLPIDEKSELRIVEYFRNRYKITTPLHNFLNEKSECSISFKGPGYAADIFVDAETGKYNITITKSGLVALLNDLHKGRDSGHTWALLIDISAILMILVSLTGFAMIFFLKKKRLSGLLITLTGAVIIILIYYAFV